A region from the Pseudomonas promysalinigenes genome encodes:
- the ypfJ gene encoding KPN_02809 family neutral zinc metallopeptidase, protein MEWRKGRRSDNVVDARGEGGGGGGMRFGGGKGLGLGAILLIVGIGWLTGQDPLQILGQLTGQMEQQQHQAAPSGAGGKAPPANDEQAQFVASILGDTEDTWKALFAQAGKQYRDPKLVLFSGQVNSACGFASAAVGPFYCPADQRVYLDMSFFREMETRFAAAGDFAQAYVIAHEIGHHVQTLLGVSAKVDAARRSGQRMEGDNGLLVRQELQADCLAGVWAYQAQKRLNWLEPGDVDEALNAANAIGDDRLQQQGQGRVVPDSFTHGTSAQRVRWFKTGFAQGDVNSCDTFSARNL, encoded by the coding sequence ATGGAATGGCGAAAAGGCCGGCGCAGCGACAATGTGGTCGATGCTCGGGGCGAAGGCGGTGGCGGCGGCGGTATGCGCTTTGGCGGCGGCAAAGGTTTGGGGCTGGGGGCGATACTGTTGATCGTCGGCATCGGCTGGCTGACCGGCCAGGACCCGCTGCAGATTCTTGGCCAGCTCACAGGGCAAATGGAGCAACAGCAGCACCAGGCCGCACCTAGCGGGGCCGGTGGCAAAGCGCCGCCTGCCAATGACGAGCAGGCGCAATTCGTCGCCTCGATCCTGGGTGACACCGAGGACACTTGGAAAGCCTTGTTCGCTCAGGCCGGCAAACAATACCGCGACCCTAAGCTGGTTCTGTTCAGCGGGCAGGTCAATTCTGCCTGCGGCTTTGCTTCAGCAGCCGTCGGGCCGTTCTACTGTCCAGCGGACCAACGGGTATACCTGGACATGTCGTTCTTCCGTGAAATGGAGACTCGCTTCGCTGCAGCCGGTGATTTTGCTCAGGCCTACGTCATCGCACACGAGATCGGCCACCATGTGCAAACCCTCTTGGGCGTCTCGGCCAAAGTCGATGCTGCGCGGCGCAGCGGCCAACGCATGGAGGGTGACAACGGCTTGCTGGTGCGCCAGGAATTGCAGGCAGACTGCCTGGCTGGGGTGTGGGCGTACCAGGCCCAGAAGCGGCTGAACTGGCTCGAACCCGGGGATGTCGACGAGGCCCTCAACGCCGCCAATGCCATTGGCGATGATCGGCTGCAACAGCAGGGCCAGGGCCGCGTGGTGCCCGACTCGTTCACCCATGGCACCTCGGCGCAGCGCGTGCGTTGGTTCAAAACCGGGTTCGCACAGGGCGATGTCAACAGCTGCGATACTTTCAGCGCACGCAACCTCTAA
- a CDS encoding Hcp family type VI secretion system effector: MRMACDAYIQIDNIPGEALDEKYSEWIEVLGYDFGISQSTSATASSAGGATSGRTSVTNFTFTKYLDSASCKLLEASCTGQHLKEVKLALCRAGGEKLRYFEIILEEVIIAEYSQSVDTGVPVEVVQLNYGRIKTTYTRQRRHDGSGGGNIAGGWDRIGNKKYA, from the coding sequence ATAAGGATGGCTTGCGACGCCTATATTCAGATCGACAATATCCCAGGAGAGGCCCTGGACGAAAAATACAGTGAGTGGATTGAAGTGCTGGGGTACGACTTTGGCATCAGCCAAAGTACATCTGCCACTGCAAGTTCTGCAGGTGGCGCAACATCCGGCCGGACCTCCGTCACAAACTTCACTTTCACCAAGTACCTCGACAGTGCTAGTTGCAAACTGTTAGAAGCCAGTTGCACGGGCCAGCATCTGAAAGAGGTGAAGCTTGCCCTATGCCGGGCTGGCGGTGAAAAACTCAGGTACTTTGAGATCATCCTTGAAGAGGTGATCATCGCGGAGTATTCGCAGAGCGTGGACACGGGGGTGCCAGTAGAAGTGGTGCAGCTCAATTACGGCCGGATCAAGACCACTTACACCCGGCAGCGCCGCCATGACGGCAGTGGCGGCGGTAATATCGCCGGGGGCTGGGACCGCATCGGCAACAAGAAATACGCGTGA
- a CDS encoding NAD(P)H-dependent oxidoreductase codes for MKNILLLNGGKQFAHSDGRLNQTLHDAALAHLDSAGFDVQQTFIDGGYDVQAEVQKFLWADVIIYQMPGWWMGAPWIVKKYIDEVFTAGHGSLYANDGRTRSDHSQKYGSGGLLQGKQYMLSLTWNAPQQAFDDPSDFFEGKGVDAVYFPFHKANQFLGMTGLATFLAVDVMKRPDVPAALAAYEAHLDNVFGKAI; via the coding sequence ATGAAAAATATCTTACTGCTCAACGGCGGCAAACAGTTCGCCCACTCCGACGGCCGTCTCAATCAGACCCTGCACGACGCCGCGCTGGCCCACCTGGACAGTGCCGGTTTCGATGTACAGCAGACGTTCATCGACGGTGGCTATGACGTCCAGGCCGAAGTGCAAAAATTCCTCTGGGCCGATGTGATCATCTACCAGATGCCGGGCTGGTGGATGGGCGCGCCGTGGATCGTGAAAAAGTACATCGACGAAGTTTTCACCGCCGGCCACGGTAGCCTTTATGCCAACGACGGTCGTACCCGTTCCGACCACTCGCAAAAGTACGGTAGCGGTGGTTTGCTGCAGGGCAAGCAGTACATGCTGTCGCTGACCTGGAATGCGCCGCAGCAGGCATTCGACGACCCTAGCGATTTCTTCGAAGGCAAAGGTGTGGATGCGGTGTACTTCCCGTTCCACAAGGCCAACCAGTTCCTGGGCATGACGGGCCTTGCGACCTTCCTGGCGGTGGATGTGATGAAGCGCCCGGATGTACCGGCAGCGTTGGCGGCGTATGAAGCGCATCTGGACAACGTGTTCGGCAAGGCTATCTAA
- a CDS encoding putative quinol monooxygenase translates to MSEQHAFILKAKTRPEMAEAFETLFRAYVEPSRQEPGCIEYHMLRDQQDPSLFVFYEVWADKAALDVHSALPHMVEFFEKRMDYLERDFDIQPIVMLSPSSANR, encoded by the coding sequence ATGAGCGAGCAGCACGCGTTCATCCTCAAGGCCAAGACCCGCCCGGAAATGGCCGAAGCCTTCGAAACCCTGTTCCGCGCCTACGTCGAGCCAAGCCGCCAGGAGCCTGGCTGCATCGAATACCACATGTTGCGCGACCAGCAAGACCCTAGCCTGTTCGTGTTCTATGAGGTGTGGGCCGACAAGGCGGCGCTGGACGTACACTCGGCCCTGCCGCACATGGTCGAATTCTTCGAAAAGCGGATGGACTACCTTGAGCGCGATTTCGACATCCAGCCGATCGTGATGCTCAGCCCCTCGTCCGCTAACCGTTGA
- the pcaH gene encoding protocatechuate 3,4-dioxygenase subunit beta, with the protein MPAQDNSRFVIRDRNWHPKALTPDYKTSIARSPRQALVSIPQSISETTGPDFSHLGFGAHDHDLLLNFNNGGLPIGERIIVAGRVVDQYGKPVANTLVEMWQANAGGRYRHKNDRYLAPLDPNFGGVGRCLTDRDGYYSFRTIKPGPYPWRNGPNDWRPAHIHFAISGPSIATKLITQLYFEGDPLIPMCPIVKSIANPQAVQQLIAKLDMSSANPMDCLAYRFDIVLRGQRKTHFENC; encoded by the coding sequence ATGCCCGCCCAGGACAACAGCCGCTTCGTGATCCGTGATCGCAATTGGCACCCAAAGGCACTGACGCCCGACTACAAGACGTCCATCGCCCGCTCGCCGCGCCAGGCACTGGTTAGCATTCCACAGTCGATCAGCGAAACCACCGGCCCGGACTTTTCCCATCTGGGCTTCGGTGCCCACGACCACGACCTGCTGCTGAACTTCAACAATGGCGGCCTGCCGATCGGTGAGCGCATCATCGTTGCCGGCCGTGTGGTCGACCAATATGGCAAGCCGGTTGCCAATACGCTGGTAGAAATGTGGCAGGCCAACGCCGGCGGCCGCTATCGTCACAAGAACGACCGTTACCTGGCCCCATTGGACCCTAACTTTGGTGGCGTCGGTCGCTGCCTGACCGACCGTGATGGCTACTACAGCTTCCGTACCATCAAGCCGGGCCCATACCCATGGCGCAATGGCCCGAACGATTGGCGCCCGGCGCACATTCACTTCGCCATCAGCGGCCCATCGATCGCCACCAAGCTGATCACTCAGTTGTACTTCGAGGGCGATCCGCTGATCCCGATGTGCCCGATCGTCAAGTCGATCGCCAACCCCCAAGCCGTACAGCAGTTGATCGCCAAACTCGACATGAGCAGCGCCAACCCGATGGACTGCCTGGCGTACCGCTTCGACATCGTGCTGCGCGGCCAGCGCAAGACCCACTTCGAAAACTGCTGA
- a CDS encoding cupin domain-containing protein: MSDFITVLRETCPTPVVDATKWKRIGGDPHTVNLNAYLSADGSKIMGTWICTPGKFEVNYEKWEFCHFLDGYCIITPEGEEPKHLRAGDVFVIEPGMKGTWEVVETVRKYFVFA, encoded by the coding sequence ATGTCCGATTTCATCACCGTCCTGCGCGAAACCTGCCCGACGCCGGTCGTGGACGCCACCAAGTGGAAGCGCATCGGCGGCGACCCACACACCGTCAACCTCAACGCCTACCTGTCGGCTGACGGCAGCAAGATCATGGGTACCTGGATCTGCACCCCGGGCAAATTCGAGGTCAACTACGAGAAGTGGGAGTTCTGCCACTTCCTCGATGGCTACTGCATCATCACCCCGGAAGGCGAAGAGCCCAAGCACCTGAGAGCGGGTGATGTGTTCGTGATCGAACCGGGGATGAAAGGCACCTGGGAAGTGGTCGAGACCGTGCGCAAGTACTTCGTCTTTGCCTGA
- a CDS encoding sulfite exporter TauE/SafE family protein, whose translation MKTLLAFYQHIGPALTLLVVSTFLLAGAVKGVIGLGLPTIAMGLLGLAMSPAQAAALLIVPSTLTNLWQLATGGHLRVLLRRLGPMLVMIFVGTLLGSAWVGINSGPWAVHALGAALVVYALYGLAGPALRVAPEREGWLGSICGLVTGLVTAATGVFVMPAVPYLQSLGLSRDEMIQALGLSFTVSTLALAAGLAGQDALGGQALGASLLMLAPALLGMFAGQWLRQRISAALFKYCFFIGLAALGGHLLLNG comes from the coding sequence ATGAAGACTTTGCTTGCTTTCTATCAGCACATAGGCCCGGCGTTGACGCTGCTGGTGGTCAGCACCTTCCTGCTGGCCGGTGCCGTCAAAGGTGTGATTGGCCTGGGCCTGCCGACCATCGCCATGGGCCTGCTAGGGCTGGCTATGTCACCGGCGCAGGCTGCAGCGCTGTTGATCGTTCCATCTACGCTCACCAACCTCTGGCAGCTCGCTACCGGCGGGCATCTGCGAGTGCTGTTGCGCAGGCTAGGGCCGATGCTGGTGATGATTTTCGTCGGTACATTGCTCGGCAGTGCCTGGGTGGGTATCAACAGCGGGCCATGGGCGGTGCATGCGCTGGGCGCGGCGCTGGTGGTTTATGCCCTGTACGGGTTGGCAGGCCCTGCCTTGCGCGTGGCGCCGGAGCGGGAAGGGTGGCTGGGCTCGATTTGCGGGTTGGTGACAGGCCTAGTCACTGCGGCCACGGGCGTATTCGTGATGCCGGCGGTGCCTTACTTGCAGAGCCTGGGCCTGAGCCGCGACGAGATGATTCAGGCGTTGGGCCTGTCATTCACGGTTTCGACCCTCGCTCTGGCCGCTGGCCTGGCCGGGCAGGATGCCTTGGGTGGGCAAGCGCTGGGGGCTTCGCTGCTGATGCTGGCGCCGGCGCTGCTAGGCATGTTTGCCGGTCAGTGGCTGCGCCAACGCATCAGTGCGGCGCTGTTCAAGTATTGCTTCTTCATCGGCCTGGCCGCGCTGGGCGGCCATTTGCTGCTCAACGGTTAG
- a CDS encoding methyl-accepting chemotaxis protein, which translates to MNSWFANISVNLKLGLGFGLVLVLTGLLALTGWTSLGSLIDRSNWMGDIGQLNKDLTDLRVARLQYMIANGDDAAAANTQAKLDVFSKQQAYLATTFTSPANVELLKALGQTISEYKVSLSKMRAGYDSSLAARKAMDVSATRADEAMDALSQEVMSRPEADSVRLAQYQLISKARQQLLQVRIDVRGYIAENTASNEQAALRQLEGSLANIETLKLQLPAEGARVQQFEQAVLAYRDAVRQFRDAVAAITVARAEMTVQGADIVKRSDALYQIQLERRDAESAQARSLQIIATLLALLAGVIAAVVITRQITRPLRDTLQAVERIAGGDLTHELRVTRRDELGALQQGIARMGTTLRELISGIRDGVTQIASAAEELSAVTEQTSAGANSQKVETDQVATAMHEMAATVQEVARNAEQASQAATGADGEARAGDRVVGEAISQIERLAEEVHRSTEAMNLLQQESQKIGSVMDVIKSVAEQTNLLALNAAIEAARAGEAGRGFAVVADEVRGLAQRTQKSTEEIEELVAGLQHGTQQVANAMQGSRTLTDSSVELARKAGASLENITSTVSSIQSMNQQIAAAAEQQSAVAEEISRSILNVRDVSEQTAAASDETAASSVELARLGGHLQMLVSQFRV; encoded by the coding sequence ATGAATAGCTGGTTTGCCAATATCAGCGTCAACCTTAAACTCGGCCTAGGCTTTGGCCTGGTGCTGGTTCTTACCGGCCTACTGGCCTTGACCGGCTGGACCAGCCTGGGCAGCCTGATCGACCGCAGCAACTGGATGGGCGACATCGGCCAGCTCAACAAGGACCTGACCGACCTGCGCGTAGCGCGCCTGCAATACATGATCGCCAACGGCGATGATGCTGCTGCTGCCAACACCCAAGCCAAACTGGATGTATTCAGCAAACAGCAGGCCTACCTGGCAACCACCTTCACAAGCCCAGCCAACGTCGAACTCCTCAAGGCGCTGGGGCAGACCATCAGCGAGTACAAGGTATCGCTGAGCAAGATGCGCGCCGGCTACGACAGCTCGCTGGCGGCCCGCAAGGCCATGGATGTGTCGGCAACCCGGGCCGATGAGGCCATGGATGCCCTGAGCCAAGAGGTGATGTCGCGCCCCGAAGCGGACAGCGTACGCCTGGCTCAGTATCAGCTGATCAGCAAGGCGCGCCAGCAATTGCTGCAGGTGCGCATCGATGTGCGTGGCTACATCGCCGAGAACACGGCCAGCAACGAGCAAGCCGCCCTGCGGCAGTTGGAAGGCTCGCTGGCCAACATCGAGACGCTCAAGCTTCAGCTGCCCGCCGAAGGGGCTCGTGTGCAGCAGTTCGAACAGGCCGTGTTGGCGTACCGCGATGCCGTGCGCCAGTTCCGTGATGCGGTCGCAGCGATCACGGTGGCCCGTGCGGAAATGACGGTTCAGGGCGCCGACATCGTCAAGCGCAGTGACGCGCTGTACCAAATCCAGCTTGAGCGCCGCGACGCCGAAAGCGCACAGGCACGCAGCCTGCAGATCATCGCCACGCTGCTGGCATTGTTGGCGGGGGTAATTGCTGCAGTGGTCATCACCCGGCAGATCACCCGCCCGTTGCGCGATACCCTGCAAGCTGTGGAGCGCATTGCCGGTGGCGACCTGACCCATGAACTGCGAGTCACTCGCCGTGACGAGCTGGGAGCCCTGCAACAAGGCATCGCGCGCATGGGCACAACCCTGCGCGAGCTGATCAGTGGCATCCGCGACGGCGTCACTCAGATCGCCAGTGCCGCCGAAGAGCTGTCGGCGGTGACCGAACAGACCAGCGCCGGCGCCAACAGCCAGAAGGTCGAAACCGACCAGGTCGCCACCGCCATGCATGAAATGGCCGCCACCGTTCAGGAAGTGGCGCGCAACGCAGAGCAAGCCTCGCAGGCGGCCACCGGTGCCGATGGCGAGGCCCGTGCTGGTGACCGTGTGGTAGGTGAGGCCATCAGCCAGATCGAACGCCTGGCTGAGGAAGTGCACCGTTCCACCGAGGCCATGAACCTGCTGCAGCAGGAAAGCCAGAAGATCGGCAGCGTGATGGATGTGATCAAGTCGGTCGCCGAGCAGACCAACCTGCTGGCGCTCAACGCCGCGATCGAAGCCGCTCGTGCCGGTGAGGCCGGCCGCGGGTTCGCAGTAGTGGCCGACGAAGTGCGCGGCCTAGCGCAGCGCACGCAAAAGTCCACCGAAGAGATCGAAGAGTTGGTCGCTGGCCTGCAGCATGGTACCCAGCAAGTGGCCAATGCCATGCAGGGCAGCCGGACACTGACCGACAGCAGCGTGGAACTGGCGCGCAAAGCTGGGGCATCGCTGGAGAACATCACCAGCACTGTGTCGAGCATCCAGTCGATGAACCAGCAGATTGCCGCGGCGGCCGAGCAGCAGAGCGCCGTGGCCGAGGAAATCAGCCGCAGCATCCTCAATGTGCGGGATGTGTCGGAACAGACTGCGGCGGCCAGTGATGAGACAGCAGCGTCCAGCGTCGAGCTGGCGCGCCTGGGTGGTCACTTGCAGATGCTGGTCAGCCAGTTCCGCGTCTGA
- a CDS encoding LysR substrate-binding domain-containing protein, with protein sequence MHFDLIDLRLFQHTVECGNITAGACRSHLSLPAASARIRAMEASLGTALLERNRRGVQPTSAGQALLQHARQIAQQVERLQFDLAQYAGGQQGQVRLLCNTAALTEYLPELLASYLADNPGLGIDVQELPSLRIVQSITQGMADLGVISTAAPSAHLQTLPFRDDPLVLVTPPGHPLSEAPAPSFVDSLAHGHVGLGANSALALYLEEQALREGRRMQVRVRAEGFDGVIRMVAGGAGIGVVPLASVKRWQGVLPMNWVALREDWAKRRLLLCARDFAGLPGYTAGLVERLMQA encoded by the coding sequence ATGCATTTCGACCTGATCGACCTTCGGCTTTTCCAGCATACCGTCGAGTGCGGCAACATCACCGCCGGCGCCTGCCGCAGCCATCTGTCGCTGCCAGCGGCCAGTGCCCGCATCCGTGCCATGGAAGCCTCGCTCGGCACCGCTTTGCTTGAGCGCAACCGCCGTGGCGTTCAGCCCACGTCCGCCGGGCAGGCGCTGTTGCAACATGCACGGCAGATCGCCCAACAGGTCGAGCGCCTGCAGTTCGACCTGGCCCAATATGCCGGGGGCCAGCAAGGCCAGGTGCGGCTGCTGTGCAACACCGCTGCCTTGACCGAGTACCTGCCAGAGCTGCTGGCCAGCTACCTTGCCGACAACCCAGGGCTCGGCATCGACGTGCAAGAGCTGCCGAGCCTGCGTATCGTGCAGTCGATCACCCAGGGCATGGCTGATCTGGGCGTCATTTCTACCGCAGCCCCCAGCGCGCATCTGCAGACCTTGCCATTTCGTGATGATCCGCTGGTGTTGGTGACACCGCCGGGCCACCCCCTCAGCGAAGCGCCTGCACCGAGCTTCGTCGACTCCCTTGCCCATGGTCATGTTGGGCTGGGGGCCAACAGTGCCTTGGCGTTGTATTTGGAAGAACAGGCGCTGCGCGAAGGCCGGCGCATGCAGGTACGGGTGCGGGCCGAAGGGTTCGACGGGGTAATTCGCATGGTCGCCGGTGGCGCCGGCATTGGCGTGGTGCCGCTGGCATCGGTTAAGCGCTGGCAGGGGGTACTGCCGATGAATTGGGTTGCGCTGCGAGAGGACTGGGCCAAGCGGCGGTTACTGTTATGCGCGCGAGATTTCGCCGGGTTACCAGGGTATACGGCAGGGTTGGTCGAGCGATTGATGCAGGCCTGA
- the ggt gene encoding gamma-glutamyltransferase, with amino-acid sequence MRIVPFQYLALAAAILSCSSTYAATLEGGAVAAPDQYGAQVAADILKKGGNAVDAAVATAFTLAVTYPEAGNIGGGGFMTLFVDGKPYFLDYREVAPKAATRNMYLDDKGEVIENLSLVGARAAGVPGTVMGLWEAHHKFGKLPWSELLTPAIGYAKNGFKVAEKQYQYRNDAQGMFKTATNFNDYFGNMKVGELFKQPEMAQTLERIADKGVSEFYQGKTADLLVAQMQADKGLITKQDLMDYKAVWRDPIAISWRGNVVYTAPPPSSGGVALAQLLGIKEDRAADFKGVAHNSAQYIHLLAEIEKRVFADRADYLGDPAFSKVPVNQLVAKDYLAKRAAQVNPKAISATDEVKPGLEPHQTTHFSIVDKQGNAVSNTYTLNLDYGSGVVVKGAGFLLNDEMDDFSAKPGAANAFGVVGGDANAIAPGKRMLSSMSPSLMTRDGKVELVIGTPGGSRIFTSIFQVMNNLYDYGMPLQKAVAAQRVHHQLLPKDTIYFDSYAPLTGAVADELKKMGYVLEDQGWEMGDIQAIRVNGAQLETASDPRGRGVGMIVK; translated from the coding sequence ATGCGTATTGTCCCGTTTCAGTACTTGGCTCTGGCAGCCGCGATCCTGAGCTGTTCCTCTACTTATGCCGCTACCCTGGAAGGCGGTGCGGTTGCTGCGCCCGATCAATATGGCGCACAGGTAGCCGCCGACATTCTCAAGAAAGGTGGCAACGCGGTGGATGCAGCCGTGGCCACTGCCTTCACGCTGGCGGTGACCTACCCCGAAGCAGGTAACATCGGTGGTGGCGGTTTCATGACCCTGTTCGTCGACGGCAAACCTTACTTCCTCGACTACCGCGAAGTGGCGCCCAAGGCAGCCACGCGCAATATGTACCTGGATGACAAAGGCGAGGTTATCGAGAACCTGAGCCTGGTGGGCGCGCGCGCAGCGGGTGTGCCCGGTACGGTGATGGGGCTGTGGGAGGCTCACCACAAGTTCGGCAAGTTGCCTTGGAGCGAGCTGCTGACGCCGGCCATCGGCTATGCGAAGAATGGTTTCAAGGTTGCAGAAAAGCAGTACCAGTACCGCAACGATGCCCAAGGCATGTTCAAGACGGCGACCAACTTCAACGATTATTTCGGCAACATGAAAGTTGGGGAGTTGTTCAAGCAGCCGGAGATGGCCCAGACCTTGGAACGCATCGCCGATAAAGGCGTGAGTGAGTTCTACCAAGGCAAGACCGCTGACCTGCTGGTGGCACAGATGCAGGCTGACAAGGGCCTGATCACCAAACAAGACCTCATGGACTACAAGGCCGTATGGCGCGACCCGATCGCCATCAGCTGGCGCGGCAATGTGGTCTACACAGCCCCTCCGCCCAGCTCGGGCGGGGTAGCGTTGGCACAGTTGCTGGGCATCAAGGAAGACCGAGCGGCAGACTTCAAAGGCGTGGCGCACAACTCTGCGCAGTACATTCACCTGCTAGCGGAGATCGAGAAGCGGGTATTCGCCGACCGTGCCGACTATCTCGGCGACCCGGCCTTCAGTAAAGTCCCAGTGAACCAACTGGTGGCTAAGGACTATCTGGCCAAGCGCGCTGCACAGGTCAACCCCAAAGCCATCTCTGCGACTGACGAGGTCAAGCCCGGTTTGGAGCCGCACCAAACCACGCATTTCTCGATCGTCGACAAGCAGGGCAACGCTGTCAGCAATACCTATACCCTCAACCTCGATTACGGCAGTGGCGTAGTGGTCAAAGGCGCGGGCTTCCTGCTCAACGACGAAATGGACGACTTCAGCGCCAAGCCTGGGGCTGCCAACGCTTTTGGCGTCGTGGGCGGTGACGCCAACGCCATTGCGCCGGGCAAACGCATGCTCTCGTCGATGAGCCCAAGCCTGATGACCCGTGACGGCAAGGTTGAGCTGGTGATCGGCACCCCAGGGGGCTCACGCATCTTCACCTCTATCTTCCAGGTCATGAACAACCTGTACGACTATGGCATGCCGCTGCAAAAGGCCGTGGCGGCGCAGCGTGTGCACCATCAATTGCTGCCCAAGGACACCATCTATTTCGACAGCTATGCACCGCTGACCGGCGCAGTAGCTGATGAGCTGAAGAAGATGGGTTATGTGCTGGAGGATCAGGGCTGGGAGATGGGGGACATCCAGGCCATTCGGGTCAACGGGGCGCAGCTTGAAACGGCCTCGGACCCGCGTGGGCGTGGGGTGGGGATGATCGTCAAGTAA
- the mmsB gene encoding 3-hydroxyisobutyrate dehydrogenase — translation MHIAFIGLGNMGAPMARNLIKAGHQLHLFDLNKAVLAELAELGAQVSASPRDAAAGSEMVITMLPAAAHVRSVYLDEETGILAGIRPGTATVDCSTIDPQTAREVSKAAAAKGVDLGDAPVSGGTGGAAAGTLTFMVGASAELFATLQPVLEQMGRNIVHCGEVGTGQIAKICNNLLLGISMIGVSEAMALGNALGIDTQVLAGIINSSTGRCWSSDTYNPWPGIIDTAPASRGYTGGFGAELMLKDLGLATEAARQAHQPVILGALAQQLYQAMSLRGDGGKDFSAIVEGYRRKD, via the coding sequence ATGCATATCGCATTCATCGGCCTGGGCAACATGGGCGCGCCCATGGCCCGCAATTTGATCAAGGCGGGGCACCAACTGCATCTGTTCGACCTGAACAAAGCTGTGTTGGCCGAACTTGCCGAGCTGGGCGCGCAGGTCAGCGCCTCGCCACGGGATGCGGCGGCCGGCAGTGAGATGGTGATCACCATGCTGCCAGCCGCCGCCCATGTGCGCAGTGTCTATCTGGACGAGGAGACTGGCATTTTGGCCGGTATCCGCCCTGGTACTGCGACCGTGGACTGCAGCACCATCGACCCGCAGACTGCCCGCGAGGTGTCCAAGGCCGCTGCGGCCAAAGGTGTAGACCTGGGCGATGCACCCGTTTCCGGCGGTACCGGCGGCGCAGCGGCGGGCACGCTGACCTTCATGGTCGGCGCCAGCGCCGAGTTGTTCGCGACACTGCAGCCGGTGCTGGAGCAGATGGGCCGAAACATCGTGCACTGCGGTGAGGTAGGCACCGGGCAGATTGCCAAGATCTGCAACAACCTGCTGCTGGGCATCTCGATGATCGGTGTGTCGGAGGCCATGGCCCTGGGCAATGCACTGGGCATCGATACCCAGGTGCTAGCGGGGATCATCAACAGTTCCACTGGGCGTTGCTGGAGCTCCGATACCTACAACCCGTGGCCAGGCATCATCGACACGGCGCCTGCGTCGCGGGGCTATACCGGTGGGTTTGGCGCCGAACTGATGCTCAAGGACCTGGGGCTTGCCACCGAGGCCGCTCGCCAGGCGCACCAACCGGTAATCCTCGGGGCCTTGGCTCAGCAGCTGTACCAGGCTATGAGCCTGCGTGGAGACGGCGGCAAGGATTTCTCGGCAATCGTTGAGGGCTACCGCAGGAAGGATTGA
- a CDS encoding LysR family transcriptional regulator: MKTRSEELQVFVAVIDCGSISAAAEQMGQTPSAVSRTLSRLEAKLGTTLVNRTTRRMDLTEEGRFFLERSRRVLEQMDEMEERLSMHHQTPSGRLRINAAAPFMLHAILPWIGEFRRQYPGIELELNTDDLIIDLLEQRTDVAIRIGELADSSLHARSLGCSPVQVLASPDYLQRHGTPKTVEDLSNHCLLGFSQPETLNQWPLRHAQGDRWSIRPALLASSGETLRQLALDGQGIVALSHFMTHEDIRTGRLKVLLSEASNGYRQPIHAVYYRNTQLALRIQCFLDFIQRKLAMYAC; this comes from the coding sequence GTGAAGACCCGCTCAGAAGAACTTCAGGTATTCGTCGCTGTGATCGACTGCGGTTCGATCTCCGCTGCTGCTGAGCAGATGGGCCAGACCCCGTCTGCCGTCAGCCGCACGTTATCGCGCCTTGAGGCCAAGCTCGGCACCACCCTGGTCAACCGCACCACACGGCGGATGGACCTCACCGAAGAGGGCCGCTTCTTCCTCGAGCGTTCGCGCCGGGTACTGGAGCAGATGGACGAGATGGAAGAGCGCCTGTCGATGCATCACCAGACTCCCTCAGGGCGGCTGCGCATCAACGCTGCTGCACCGTTCATGCTGCATGCCATCCTGCCCTGGATCGGTGAGTTTCGTCGCCAGTACCCCGGCATCGAACTGGAACTGAACACCGACGACCTGATTATCGACCTGCTGGAGCAGCGTACCGACGTGGCCATCCGTATCGGTGAACTGGCTGACTCCAGCCTGCATGCGCGCTCGCTTGGCTGCAGCCCTGTGCAGGTATTGGCAAGCCCTGACTACTTGCAGCGGCATGGCACCCCAAAGACCGTCGAGGATCTGAGCAACCATTGCCTGCTGGGCTTCAGCCAACCAGAGACGCTCAACCAGTGGCCCTTGCGTCATGCCCAAGGTGATCGGTGGAGCATCCGCCCGGCCTTGCTCGCCTCCAGCGGCGAAACCTTGCGCCAGCTTGCACTGGACGGGCAAGGGATCGTCGCCTTGTCGCACTTCATGACCCATGAAGACATCCGCACTGGCCGCCTCAAGGTACTGCTCAGCGAGGCCAGCAATGGCTATCGCCAACCGATCCACGCGGTGTATTACCGCAATACGCAGTTGGCCCTGCGTATCCAGTGCTTCCTGGACTTCATTCAGCGCAAGTTGGCGATGTACGCCTGCTGA